CGTATTAACACATTAGAATTAATATAGAGAAACTCTAATGACCTAATAATCCCTGAAAATGCAAATTGCTCCCCACTATAAAAAATTTAATCGAGAACAACGGTTATTGGGAAAAAAACCAATATATGTGAGTTTGTATATAGGCCTTAGGTAGTCGAGTTGTATTTAGGTTAGTTTCATTCTTTCATTTCTGTATGGGCCTTAGGTTAGTTTCATATGTCATACATCATTGTTTAGATCATCTCTTTTCATGATCTATATGTAATATAGTAATATAGTCCTctacccaaaaatgaaaaatctataTGTAATATAGCTAATTTCTATATGTGTTATTCTCCATTATCTTGTCATACTGTGTCATGGTCTTATAGGGGTTTTAGGTTAAATTAGTCTTTCTCCTTTACCAAAAACAGTCTATatgttattcatttttttttttttcacattgttttaaaaaaacgaaacacaccataaatgcaccaaacgctttattccatttttttgttctcatgaaacgaaaaaactccaaaaacgtttttttagaacttAATTGGATCAGGTTTCATTAAAATCGTCATgaaattcttttatatttttgtggATGTTAAACCCTAATTTAGGTGGTGATTTCCATTCATTCCCTCATTCTTCTAAAAACAGATATAGTTAATTTTACTAAAAACTCGAAAATCATCTCCTCTAAAGTTGAAATTTCACTATTCCTTGTCTCCTATAGTTTTCAGgaagtgcatttttttttgggtcgggggtggggggggaggggtgtgggtggtggtggcggtggtggtggtggcggtggttaGTCAGCGTCAGAAAGGTTTCAATGCAGTGGTAACCCCACACTGAAAAGTGGCTATATAGTTTTAAGTGTTAAAATATGGTAATGCCAGCATTGCCAGGTGATAGTGCCAAGAGTGTAACCACAAGGATATCATGTGGGGGCCCAAATTAGAATTAAAGCCACCCACCCATTTAATGGTTTTGTTATAGTTTATGTATACTTGCCAGAAactagatttgatttttatacttgtttcattctcttttctacTCTCTAATTTatagaacttaaaaaaaaagagaatattatgctctctctctctctctctctctctctctctctctgttagtATTTGTGTATACCTCTACCTAAGGTGTCAATCGGCTAGATTTCAgtttttcagtttggttttgattaggTTAAGAGGATTCATAAGGTAAATTAAAATCAAACTAAGAATCAACTTGGTTTCATAGTTGGATACTCAGGTCTATTTTATTCGGTTTAGcccgattttggtttcaattcaGTTTTATAATtggtttaatttgattttgtaaCTCAGTGTTAATTTGGTTATGTAAAAAGTTTCACTATTGAATCAtgattgtgatggaccaaaAGCCATAATGAGCTCAAGTTATAAACATTATGGCCATTgttaactccaaaattatcttagcatGTGAATATGTGTAATaaattgtaagaaaaaaaaaggaggtaaAATACTCATATTCTCGAACCGATATCAATTTGAGTCAGTTCGATTTGAACCGACGATTCTTATACTCTAAATTGTAATCAAACTGAACAGAGGTGAATACTCATATACTCAAATTGAATTTGAACCGAATCAATTTGGTTCGATTAATTCGGCTTGATTCTGAATTTGGTATTTGATGTTGGTTATAAATTGACACCCTAACCTTTACATATTAATGAAGACTTTGTCgttaatgaaaaagtatagaAAGACAAAGGGAGATGATTTCATGTTCATACTTTATACTAGGACTTCAAAATCCTAATTTAGTCAAAAGTCAATAGTCAACATCTTAAACTTTATTCTATAGTTTCCATTAGGGCTCTCTTTTTAAACAGTATGAGTCATTAAAAAAGAATCCGACTTCTCTATGACATGACAGAGGTGGCAAACCACATCCGATGGTATAGAGCATCTTCACATGGATCCCAACATACGGACATGTACCTTGGGCTGTAGAAGAGCCCTATCCATCCAAAATCTATGATACCCTATTAGGACGCGCAAGGTAATCCTATTTTTTAGTAGTGGGATAATCACTAATAGTTAGCCATAGTAATTATCAAATTAGTTACCCTTTTGCAGAGGATTaaaggattctttttttttttttggtaagagacaGGTTTCagatctaccaaaaaaaaaaaaaaagatttcagaATTTAGATGAGATTATGTAAGCTTGGGGTGGGACTTGGCCACTTTGTCCAATGGGACGTGGCTTCCCATTTCACTTGGGCCTAATGGGCCTTAGGCCCTGGattatattgtaaaaaaaaaaaaaggagaatagTACAGAAAAACGCGTTTGACCACTTAAAAAACCTCGTCGACTCGTAGCCACCGCCCCCAAAGACCCACTCAAAGCCCAACCCCATATCCCAAAAATTGTTTTCTactttccttcctctctccctcgCCCTCCCTTCCTCTCCCTTCCTCCGCCCTCAGGCTCAAGCACCACCTCCACCTTGACCCTCTGAGCTCTGATGGGGCTCCCTTATAGCTGCCCTCTCCATCCTTAAACTCAATCCATTCATTCTCctatctctcccctctcttaggcgagaagaagaagaagaggaagaagaagctatTTATAACCTATAGATATCCCTCAAAGAGGAGGAAAGTGGTAGCATAagcaagagagggagagacagACAGTTGCCtatctctcctcctctcttcttcgtTCTTCTCTTCTTGAGTTTCTTCGCCTCATTTCTTTTCCTCTGTGAGTGGATTCAGAATCCGGAAAAACAAACACACAGAATTcgttttcatttatttattcattcattctttcaatttttgatttgatttgttatTGGATTTGATCGTTGATCTCCTTGGGTTTGGGAGTTTGAATCGTTTGGGATCGCTGCGGGCATGGCGGACATCGTGAAGCAGATCCTGGCGAAGCCGATTCAATTGGCGGACCAGGTGACCAAGTTTGCCGACGATGCCCAAACCTTCAAGCAGGAGTGCGCCGAACTCAAATCCAAAACGGAGAAACTTGCCGCCCTCCTCCGCCAGGCTGCCCGTGCTAGCTCCGATCTTTACGAGCGCCCAACTCGCCGCATCATCGATGATACAGAGCAGGTCCTTGACAAGGCCCTCACTCTTGTCTTCAAATGCCGCGCTAATGGCCTCATGAAGCGGGTCTTTACCATCATCCCTGCCGCTGCCTTCAAAAAAATGTCTTCCCAACTCGAGAACTCAATCGGTGATGTCTCCTGGCTCCTCCGCGTTTCTGCCTCTGCGAACGATCGCGACGACGAGTACCTTGGCCTTCCCCCCATCGCCGCCAACGAGCCCATCCTCTGCCTTATCTGGGAACAGATCGCCACTCTATACACTGGATCCGTCGAAGACAGATCCGACGCCGCCGCATCCCTCGTATCCCTCGCCCGCGACAACGACCGTTACGGAAAGCTCATAATCGAGGAAGGTGGAGTGGTTCCCCTTTTGAAGTTGGTCAAGGACGGACGAGCGGAAGGCCAGGAGAACGCTGCCCGTGCTATTGGCCTCCTTGGCCGCGACCCGGAGAGCGTGGAGCACATGATCCCCGCTGGTGTCTGTGCGGTGTTTGCGAAAATCCTCAAAGAAGGTCCCATGAAGGTTCAGGCAATGGTGGCCTGGGCTGTATCTGAGCTTGCCGCCCATCACCCCAAGTGCCAAGATCATTTCGCCCAGAACAATATAATTCGGTTGCTCGTCGGTCATCTGGCCTTCGAGACCATTCAGGAACACAGCAAGTATGCGGTGACCAGTAACAAAGCCGTGCCCCTGTCCATTCATTCGGTGTTAATGGCTAGTAACCAACCCAGTCCCAATGCCGACGGCAGCATCCCCGCCGTTCAAACTAACAAACCCAATGAAGACGAGAGTCAGATCGCTCATCCACTGGGTCGCCAGCAGCAGAACCAGATGCTTAATGTGGTCACAAACACCATGGCCATGAGGGGCACCTCAAAGCCACCCCAATCACAAGGTAACAATCCCAGCAACACACACCAACCGAACCACGTCAAGAACTCCAAACAAAATCACCAACAGAATCATAATCTTCACCAGCAGCACGTTGCTCTGGCCGGGGGTAGCATCAAGGCGAGGGAATTTGAAGACCCAGCCACCAAGGCCAACATGAAGGCAATGGCAGCCAAAGCCCTTTGGCATCTCGCCAAGGGAAATTCCGCCATATGCCGGAGCATCACCGAGTCGAGAGCCCTCCTTTGCTTCGCTGTCCTCCTGGAGAAAGGCCCCGATGAGGTCCAATTCAATTCTGCTATGGCCTTAATGGAGATTGCTGCCGTTGCCGATCAAGACGCTGAGTTGAGACGCTCTGCATTCAAGCCCAATTCCCCTGCTGCTAAGGCCGTTTTCGATCAGTTACTAAGCATCATAGAGAAGGCAGATTCAGACCTCCTCGCACCCTGCGTCAAGGCCATGGGCCACTTAGCGAGGACTTTCCGAGCCACAGAGACGAGGATCATTGGGCCATTGGTGCGATTGCTTGATGACAGAGAAGGGGAAGTTTCTAGGGAGGCTGCTATTGCACTCACTAAGTTTGCCTGCGGTGAGAATTACCTACACGTCGATCACTCAAAGGCCATAATCAACGCAGGAGGGGCGAAACATCTCATTCAGCTTGTCTATTTTAGCGAGCAGATTGTTCAGATACCGGCATTGATTCTGTTATGCTACATTGCATTGCATGTCCCAGACAGTGAGGAACTTGCACAAGCAGAGGTTCTTACTGTGCTC
Above is a genomic segment from Macadamia integrifolia cultivar HAES 741 unplaced genomic scaffold, SCU_Mint_v3 scaffold_15A, whole genome shotgun sequence containing:
- the LOC122070971 gene encoding uncharacterized protein LOC122070971; the encoded protein is MADIVKQILAKPIQLADQVTKFADDAQTFKQECAELKSKTEKLAALLRQAARASSDLYERPTRRIIDDTEQVLDKALTLVFKCRANGLMKRVFTIIPAAAFKKMSSQLENSIGDVSWLLRVSASANDRDDEYLGLPPIAANEPILCLIWEQIATLYTGSVEDRSDAAASLVSLARDNDRYGKLIIEEGGVVPLLKLVKDGRAEGQENAARAIGLLGRDPESVEHMIPAGVCAVFAKILKEGPMKVQAMVAWAVSELAAHHPKCQDHFAQNNIIRLLVGHLAFETIQEHSKYAVTSNKAVPLSIHSVLMASNQPSPNADGSIPAVQTNKPNEDESQIAHPLGRQQQNQMLNVVTNTMAMRGTSKPPQSQGNNPSNTHQPNHVKNSKQNHQQNHNLHQQHVALAGGSIKAREFEDPATKANMKAMAAKALWHLAKGNSAICRSITESRALLCFAVLLEKGPDEVQFNSAMALMEIAAVADQDAELRRSAFKPNSPAAKAVFDQLLSIIEKADSDLLAPCVKAMGHLARTFRATETRIIGPLVRLLDDREGEVSREAAIALTKFACGENYLHVDHSKAIINAGGAKHLIQLVYFSEQIVQIPALILLCYIALHVPDSEELAQAEVLTVLEWASKQGYMVQDPTVDTLLPEAKGRLELYQSRGSRGFH